In a single window of the Salvelinus namaycush isolate Seneca chromosome 6, SaNama_1.0, whole genome shotgun sequence genome:
- the LOC120049795 gene encoding mannose-P-dolichol utilization defect 1 protein-like, protein MASPVMEELPKTSVLDPLKGLLLTYFMPESCYDEFFLNFNFLDVPCLKIVLSKGLGIGIILGSVMVKLPQILKLMGAKSADGLSFNSVLLELLAITGTMAYSIANSFPFSAWGEALFLMLQTVAIGFLIMHYGGNTVKGLLFLVVYFGLVALLLSPVTPMPVVMAMQASNMPAIIIGRLIQVVTNYRNGHTGQLSAITVFMLFAGSLARIFTSIQETGDSLMALTYVISSSCNGLIAAQLLYYWNSSPALKKKTE, encoded by the exons ATGGCGAGCCCTGTTATGGAAGAACTTCCAAAGACTTCTGTGTTGGACCCACTGAAGGGGCTCCTGCTCACTTATTTCATGCCAGAATCATGTTACGACGAGTTTTTCCTCAATTTTAACTTTCTGGATG TGCCATGTCTAAAGATTGTGCTGAGCAAAGGTCTGGGCATTGGAATCATCCTGGGGTCTGTGATGG TAAAGCTGCCTCAGATCCTGAAGCTGATGGGGGCTAAGAGTGCAGATGGTCTAAGCTTCAACTCTGTCTTGCTGGAGCTGCTGGCTATCACCGGCACCATGGCCTATAGCATTGCTAACAGCTTCCCCTTCAG TGCCTGGGGTGAGGCCCTCTTCCTCATGTTACAGACAGTAGCCATCGGGTTCCTCATAATGCATTATGGAGGCAACACAGTCaaag GTCTGCTGTTCCTGGTGGTGTACTTTGGTCTGGTAGCTCTGCTGCTCTCCCCTGTAACGCCAATGCCTGTGGTCATGGCCATGCAGGCCTCCAACATGCCTGCTATCATCATTGGCAGG CTTATTCAGGTAGTGACTAACTATCGTAATGGACACACAGGTCAGCTGTCTGCCATCACTGTGTTTATGCTGTTCGCTGGCTCCTTGGCTCGCATATTCACCTCAATAcag GAAACAGGTGACTCCCTGATGGCCCTGACCTATGTCATATCCTCTTCCTGTAACGGTCTTATCGCTGCCCAGCTCCTGTACTACTGGAACAGCAGCCCGGCACTGAAGAAGAAGACAGAGTAG